One genomic window of Corynebacterium diphtheriae includes the following:
- a CDS encoding SOS response-associated peptidase, translating to MPFLHNKGMCGRFVLFTTDESLLGHPALRIFHSIHAPKGMPPARYNIAPTTIIPILRVGTTPTEAVIEPARWGLIPAWKREVTLPPLFNARAETVTTKPSFRQAFSTQRCAIPMDGYYEWHNKKPYWITTGAPTWVAGLWDSGAGMLSATMITTDSVAPLDWLHHRMPRFLNNDELAIWLRGSADEASGLLTPGDASAFHTSLADPSVGNIRNDYPELIDAPTDLFSL from the coding sequence GTGCCATTCCTCCATAATAAAGGCATGTGCGGACGCTTTGTTTTGTTTACCACCGACGAGTCGCTTTTGGGACACCCAGCGCTGCGGATTTTTCACAGCATTCACGCGCCGAAAGGTATGCCACCGGCGCGCTATAACATCGCTCCAACCACGATCATTCCGATTCTTAGGGTGGGAACAACACCAACGGAGGCTGTTATTGAGCCAGCACGTTGGGGACTGATTCCTGCATGGAAGCGCGAGGTCACGTTACCACCGTTGTTTAATGCGCGCGCAGAAACAGTGACTACCAAGCCGAGTTTTCGTCAGGCGTTTAGTACTCAGCGGTGTGCGATCCCCATGGATGGCTATTACGAATGGCACAACAAGAAACCATATTGGATTACTACTGGTGCACCCACATGGGTTGCCGGTCTGTGGGATAGCGGTGCTGGCATGCTTTCAGCCACGATGATTACCACAGATTCCGTTGCGCCTTTGGACTGGCTGCATCATCGCATGCCGAGGTTTTTAAACAACGACGAGCTTGCCATATGGCTGCGTGGCAGCGCCGACGAGGCCAGCGGACTTCTTACTCCCGGCGATGCATCCGCCTTTCATACGAGCCTAGCTGACCCCAGCGTGGGAAATATCCGAAACGACTACCCAGAGCTTATCGACGCCCCCACGGATCTATTCAGCCTGTAA
- the aroA gene encoding 3-phosphoshikimate 1-carboxyvinyltransferase encodes MAQLWDAPTPTNAVHATVRVPGSKSMTNRALILSAIAHRPAQINGALRSRDTDLMIRALTALGASVRFDDPNHGAASTSLYVTPAPFHSATIDCGLAGTVMRFVPPIAALAHGSVFFDGDVQARTRPMGEILDALRTLGVTVTGTQLPFHVEASGQPAGGVVDIDASGSSQFVSGLLLAGARYRTGLTVRHIGGKLPSLPHIEMTVDMLRLAGVQVDDSVENEWRVEPGDVEARTWNIEPDLSNATPFLAAAAVTGGTVTIPDWPQRTTQAGDVIRDILSRMGCTVEMISRGSSFDLRVTGPARGQLKGISLDMSDIGELTPTVAALAALATTPSKLVGIAHLRGHETDRLAALTQEITGLGGSCTELADGLHITPSTLHGGTWHSYADHRMATAGAIIGLVVGGVQVDDIDTTSKTLPGFADMWHTMVRG; translated from the coding sequence ATGGCACAATTGTGGGACGCACCAACCCCAACCAATGCGGTACATGCAACTGTACGGGTTCCGGGGTCTAAGTCGATGACCAACCGCGCGCTTATCTTGTCCGCGATCGCTCATCGCCCAGCACAGATAAACGGGGCGCTACGTTCACGCGACACCGACTTAATGATCCGCGCGCTCACCGCCCTAGGTGCTAGCGTGCGTTTCGACGACCCCAATCACGGTGCGGCATCCACATCACTGTACGTCACCCCCGCGCCTTTCCACAGCGCCACCATCGACTGCGGCCTGGCCGGAACAGTCATGCGTTTTGTTCCGCCCATTGCTGCATTAGCGCATGGCAGTGTGTTCTTTGACGGAGATGTGCAAGCACGTACTCGCCCCATGGGAGAAATCCTCGATGCCCTCCGCACGCTGGGGGTAACTGTTACCGGCACCCAGCTCCCCTTCCATGTGGAAGCCTCAGGACAGCCCGCCGGCGGTGTAGTCGACATCGACGCGTCTGGATCCTCCCAGTTCGTCTCGGGACTTTTGCTTGCCGGCGCACGCTATCGCACCGGATTGACCGTGCGGCATATCGGCGGCAAGTTGCCAAGCCTGCCGCATATTGAGATGACTGTTGATATGCTGCGTCTTGCTGGTGTGCAGGTGGATGATTCCGTAGAAAACGAATGGCGAGTAGAACCAGGTGACGTAGAAGCTCGAACTTGGAACATCGAACCGGATCTCTCCAATGCCACGCCGTTTCTCGCAGCGGCAGCCGTGACCGGCGGGACGGTCACCATTCCGGATTGGCCACAGCGCACGACCCAAGCCGGCGACGTGATCCGCGATATTTTAAGTCGTATGGGCTGCACCGTTGAGATGATTTCTCGAGGTTCGAGTTTTGATCTGCGCGTAACTGGCCCAGCGCGCGGTCAGCTGAAGGGAATTTCTCTCGACATGTCCGATATTGGTGAGCTCACCCCCACTGTTGCAGCTCTGGCGGCTCTTGCCACAACACCTTCAAAGTTGGTGGGAATCGCTCATCTGCGTGGGCATGAGACTGATCGGCTAGCGGCGTTGACTCAAGAAATCACAGGTCTTGGTGGCTCATGTACCGAGCTTGCCGACGGCCTCCACATCACACCCAGTACGCTTCATGGCGGGACGTGGCATTCCTATGCGGATCACCGAATGGCTACTGCTGGTGCCATCATCGGCCTTGTTGTTGGCGGTGTCCAGGTTGACGACATTGACACGACGTCGAAGACTCTGCCTGGTTTTGCCGATATGTGGCACACGATGGTGCGGGGCTAG
- the rsgA gene encoding ribosome small subunit-dependent GTPase A, with protein sequence MARRNSHRQWDESDVRVRPGKGSRPRTKDRPKHDNAEFGMVVTKDRGRWGVVLDGQDTPVVCMRAREMGRTPVEVGDRVGIVGDTSGRPGSLARIVKLAERSSVLRRTADDTDPYERIVVANAQQLLIVCAVADPAPRAGFVERALVAAFVGNLQPVICLTKSDLADPTEFASEFAALNVPVVVCGVEDPLAPLQKFTHGAISATIGHSGVGKSTLVNRLVPSAARETGEVSGVGKGRHTSTQAVALQLPEGGWIIDTPGIRSFGLAHVDADTVIGVFEDLHEAVERCPRGCIHMGPPADPECVLDTFDADSPTGRRVVAVRKLLGALRTNVDWE encoded by the coding sequence ATGGCACGCAGAAACTCTCATCGCCAATGGGATGAATCCGACGTACGTGTACGCCCCGGCAAAGGCTCACGCCCCCGTACGAAAGACCGCCCGAAGCATGACAACGCTGAATTCGGCATGGTTGTGACCAAAGACCGCGGACGCTGGGGTGTTGTCCTTGACGGTCAGGACACACCAGTGGTGTGTATGCGCGCCCGCGAGATGGGGCGCACACCCGTGGAAGTTGGCGATCGAGTAGGAATTGTGGGTGATACCTCAGGACGGCCAGGCTCTCTTGCGCGCATTGTGAAACTCGCAGAGCGCAGCAGCGTGTTACGGCGAACTGCAGATGACACCGATCCTTACGAGCGCATTGTTGTTGCCAACGCGCAGCAACTGCTCATCGTCTGCGCCGTTGCCGATCCCGCGCCACGCGCAGGTTTTGTCGAACGCGCTCTGGTAGCTGCATTCGTGGGCAATCTTCAGCCAGTGATCTGCCTGACCAAATCTGATCTCGCAGACCCCACCGAGTTCGCCTCCGAGTTCGCAGCCCTCAACGTTCCCGTTGTGGTGTGCGGTGTAGAAGACCCACTGGCGCCGCTTCAAAAATTCACCCACGGTGCTATTTCTGCGACCATTGGGCATTCTGGGGTAGGCAAATCGACGTTGGTAAACCGCCTAGTGCCCTCCGCGGCACGCGAAACCGGTGAGGTATCCGGCGTGGGTAAAGGTCGCCACACCTCGACTCAAGCCGTCGCATTGCAGTTGCCGGAAGGCGGCTGGATCATCGATACCCCAGGTATCAGATCCTTCGGCCTCGCCCACGTCGATGCCGATACCGTCATCGGTGTATTTGAAGACCTCCATGAAGCAGTCGAACGATGCCCGCGCGGTTGCATCCACATGGGTCCTCCCGCCGACCCCGAATGCGTCCTCGACACTTTCGACGCAGACTCCCCCACTGGTCGCCGCGTTGTCGCGGTGCGCAAGTTGCTCGGCGCCTTGCGCACCAACGTGGATTGGGAATAG
- the rsrA gene encoding mycothiol system anti-sigma-R factor produces the protein MSHEGCSCSELREYMYALLDRELSPVDCARLQAHLAQCPHCAEIVEAETELRGLLKRCCCGTAPATLREKITYSISITQIKYQ, from the coding sequence ATGAGCCACGAGGGATGTTCTTGTTCCGAATTACGCGAGTACATGTACGCCTTACTCGACAGGGAGCTTTCTCCAGTCGATTGTGCTCGCCTGCAGGCGCATTTAGCTCAGTGCCCACATTGTGCTGAGATTGTAGAAGCAGAAACCGAACTACGTGGATTGCTAAAACGCTGCTGCTGTGGCACCGCACCGGCTACACTGCGGGAAAAGATCACGTATTCGATCTCCATTACCCAGATCAAATACCAGTAA
- a CDS encoding sigma-70 family RNA polymerase sigma factor — MATKTSDLDARFERDALPLLDQLYGGALRMTRNPADAEDLVQETYVKAYQAFNSFSEGTNLKAWLYRIMTNTYINSYRKKKRQPTQQSSEDVTDHQLLATSSHESVGLESAEVEALKNLPNQRIAQAMYDLSEDYRMVVYYADVEGLAYKEIAEIMGTPLGTVMSRLHRGRKQLREALKDVAQEHGIAVEDKHADHTTDTAGRKNKA; from the coding sequence GTGGCTACGAAAACAAGCGACCTTGACGCACGTTTCGAGCGTGACGCGCTACCGTTGCTCGATCAACTCTATGGTGGCGCACTCCGGATGACGCGTAACCCAGCAGACGCTGAGGACCTAGTCCAAGAAACTTACGTTAAGGCATATCAAGCCTTCAATAGCTTTAGCGAGGGAACCAACCTCAAAGCATGGCTGTACCGCATTATGACCAATACGTACATCAATTCGTATCGGAAAAAGAAGCGGCAGCCTACGCAGCAATCTTCTGAAGATGTGACCGATCATCAGCTATTGGCCACGTCCTCCCATGAATCAGTCGGTTTAGAATCCGCTGAGGTGGAAGCCTTGAAAAACCTTCCTAATCAGCGCATTGCCCAAGCCATGTACGACCTCAGCGAGGACTACCGCATGGTCGTTTACTACGCAGATGTTGAGGGTTTGGCATACAAAGAGATCGCAGAGATCATGGGTACCCCACTGGGAACCGTGATGAGTCGACTCCATCGTGGAAGAAAACAGTTGCGTGAGGCGTTGAAAGACGTGGCGCAAGAACACGGAATTGCGGTTGAGGATAAACATGCAGATCACACCACTGATACTGCAGGAAGGAAGAACAAAGCATGA
- the ybaK gene encoding Cys-tRNA(Pro) deacylase, with product MSKKKPSGATPALAVLEAAGIEHSVSTFEGGTDHFGDAAAAALDVDSDRIFKTLVIDLTAGKGPKRQLAVACIPVTSKLSLKKAAAALGASKATMADQHDAAKSSGYIPGGISPIGQKHPLPTVVDETAILFDTIFVSGGKRGLDVELSGEDLIRVVDGSFADLQAE from the coding sequence ATGAGCAAGAAAAAGCCGTCCGGTGCTACACCTGCACTCGCTGTGTTGGAAGCTGCGGGTATCGAACATTCGGTGTCTACTTTTGAAGGTGGCACAGACCATTTTGGTGACGCGGCAGCTGCGGCACTCGACGTAGATTCGGATAGGATTTTTAAAACACTGGTCATCGATTTAACTGCGGGTAAAGGACCCAAGCGTCAACTTGCGGTGGCTTGTATTCCGGTGACCTCAAAGTTGAGCTTAAAAAAGGCAGCGGCTGCGTTGGGCGCGTCAAAAGCCACGATGGCGGACCAACACGATGCGGCTAAGTCGTCAGGTTATATTCCTGGCGGTATTTCTCCTATAGGTCAGAAACACCCGCTGCCCACTGTGGTAGATGAGACAGCCATTTTGTTTGACACGATTTTTGTTTCCGGCGGCAAACGTGGTCTTGATGTGGAACTCAGTGGCGAAGATCTTATTCGCGTCGTTGACGGAAGTTTCGCGGATTTACAGGCTGAATAG
- a CDS encoding fatty acid desaturase family protein yields the protein MAIDNIKAYAHLSDADIEEIGRRLDQIKAEVTQSLGARDVAYIKRLIRTQRSLEAAGRFALLFAGNKKCWWLGTGLLSTAKILENLEIGHNVLHGQWDWMNDPEIHSTTWEWDIVCPSSQWMHSHNFVHHTYTNVLGMDNDVGYGILRVTRDRKWTPLHAFQPAVNTVLAAMFQWAVGYYDVELGRYLTKRADWNDTKDKFWETTNKAGRQLARDYVFYPALARKAFPQAVKANAVANLVRSVWAYSVIFCGHFPDEAETFTKEQFKNEDHNQWYLRQMLGSANFYGGKLLTIMSGNLNYQIEHHLFPDIPSNRLAEVGEKVRALCDEYDLPYNVDSFPAQLFKVQKTLLKLTLPNKYLVASPDNAPEVRSNRAFSQNPEIENQLAGGSNGSGLRTGLKLLKRLRPSIKDAILIYSGRKPRGNQQH from the coding sequence ATGGCAATCGACAACATTAAAGCGTATGCACACTTAAGCGACGCAGACATCGAAGAAATCGGTCGTCGCCTAGATCAGATCAAAGCAGAGGTAACGCAATCACTAGGTGCTCGGGACGTGGCCTACATCAAGCGTTTGATTCGTACCCAACGTAGCCTTGAGGCAGCTGGTCGATTCGCGCTGTTGTTTGCGGGAAATAAGAAGTGTTGGTGGCTCGGAACAGGGTTGCTCAGCACTGCGAAAATCCTAGAAAATCTCGAAATCGGGCATAACGTGCTTCATGGGCAATGGGATTGGATGAATGATCCCGAAATCCACTCCACCACATGGGAGTGGGACATTGTCTGCCCATCATCACAATGGATGCACTCACATAACTTTGTTCACCACACCTACACCAATGTGCTGGGAATGGACAACGATGTGGGATACGGAATCTTGCGCGTGACCCGCGACCGAAAATGGACACCACTACATGCTTTCCAACCAGCGGTGAATACCGTGCTGGCAGCGATGTTCCAGTGGGCGGTGGGGTACTACGATGTGGAACTTGGGCGCTATCTGACTAAACGCGCTGATTGGAATGACACAAAAGACAAATTCTGGGAGACGACGAACAAAGCAGGTCGCCAGCTTGCTCGCGACTACGTTTTCTATCCAGCACTTGCTAGAAAGGCCTTTCCGCAGGCAGTGAAGGCAAATGCGGTTGCCAACCTAGTGCGCTCAGTGTGGGCATATTCTGTTATCTTCTGCGGACATTTTCCTGATGAGGCCGAGACATTTACCAAAGAACAGTTTAAAAACGAGGACCACAATCAGTGGTATCTACGCCAAATGCTGGGGTCTGCAAACTTCTATGGCGGCAAGTTGCTCACCATCATGTCGGGCAATTTGAATTACCAGATTGAACATCACCTGTTCCCAGATATACCATCGAATCGTCTGGCAGAAGTAGGAGAGAAAGTGCGTGCGCTGTGCGACGAATACGATCTGCCATACAACGTCGATTCTTTCCCAGCACAGTTGTTCAAGGTGCAAAAAACACTGCTCAAGCTCACCCTTCCCAATAAGTACTTAGTGGCGAGCCCAGATAATGCCCCCGAGGTGCGCTCGAACCGAGCATTTTCGCAAAACCCTGAGATTGAAAATCAACTGGCAGGCGGAAGCAACGGAAGCGGCCTACGCACGGGCCTAAAACTACTCAAACGCCTGCGCCCGAGTATCAAAGATGCCATCTTGATCTATTCAGGACGCAAGCCGCGGGGAAATCAACAGCACTGA
- a CDS encoding 50S ribosomal protein bL37, protein MSKRGRKRKDRRKNKANHGKRPNS, encoded by the coding sequence ATGAGCAAGCGTGGACGTAAGCGCAAGGACCGTCGTAAGAACAAGGCTAACCACGGTAAGCGCCCTAACTCTTAA
- a CDS encoding DUF6912 family protein, producing MRVYLPATFSMLQELDAQGSIVARSGYGFAVTPALRDFYTAGDEEEIAESAFEDAALASIRLLAIGDQEAFPYRRVVVSVDVPDEVIILRPDLGESVVVLDPAVVGFDSVAAIHVDVEGSEAATAKAIEVIDAADLGDEDAELAVGDALDNFLAWYDPSELSALVDLL from the coding sequence ATGCGGGTTTATCTTCCGGCTACTTTTTCCATGCTGCAAGAGCTGGATGCGCAGGGCAGTATTGTTGCGCGTTCGGGGTATGGCTTTGCGGTAACGCCTGCGCTGCGGGATTTTTATACGGCAGGTGATGAGGAGGAAATCGCGGAGTCTGCGTTTGAGGATGCTGCGTTGGCGTCTATTCGCTTGCTGGCGATTGGTGACCAAGAGGCGTTTCCATATCGCCGTGTGGTGGTGTCGGTGGATGTTCCTGATGAGGTGATTATTCTTCGGCCGGATCTTGGCGAGTCTGTTGTGGTGTTGGATCCTGCCGTTGTGGGCTTCGACTCTGTGGCAGCGATCCATGTTGATGTAGAAGGCTCGGAGGCTGCCACGGCTAAGGCTATTGAGGTTATCGATGCCGCTGATTTGGGTGATGAGGATGCCGAGTTGGCGGTAGGTGATGCTTTGGATAATTTCTTGGCGTGGTATGACCCTTCGGAATTGTCGGCTTTGGTGGATCTGCTGTAG
- a CDS encoding ferredoxin reductase: MARTSKDRLSKVRKILGRFTTPLLPDDYSVLINPRWSTRELRGTIAAVRREADVVHLDIVPGWGVPTQFEPGQFIGIGVEVDGRYIWRSYSLTCTPTTSDSLLSITVRAVEHGKLSNHLVGHATPGTTVRLSAPAGSFHLPTPLPPKLALIAAGTGITPIISMLRTMAERQQFAETDVVLVYSIRDRAHGLFLEALARMSTQHPQLRVVVQETSSQGRVAPETVASIVPDITSRTVFACGPSTMLDAYESWANKNHVNLTTERFLLNRKATTAQGGTVSFGQRASVLVDGATTVLEAGEQAGVQLPFGCRMGLCHTCVRPLTHGHATNLVTGETHEPGSRIRTCVCVAAGDITIEA, from the coding sequence ATGGCACGGACGTCGAAAGATCGTCTCTCAAAGGTGCGAAAAATCCTTGGTAGATTTACCACGCCACTTCTGCCAGATGATTACTCGGTGCTGATTAACCCACGCTGGTCAACACGCGAACTTCGTGGAACTATCGCAGCTGTTCGTCGAGAAGCAGACGTTGTTCATCTTGACATCGTGCCGGGCTGGGGTGTGCCCACCCAATTTGAACCTGGTCAATTTATCGGAATTGGTGTGGAAGTCGATGGCAGATACATCTGGCGCAGCTATTCACTGACCTGCACACCGACAACCTCTGACTCATTGTTATCGATCACGGTGCGCGCGGTAGAACATGGCAAGCTCTCAAATCACTTGGTAGGCCACGCTACTCCAGGAACCACGGTGCGCTTGTCTGCCCCTGCTGGCAGTTTTCATCTCCCCACTCCGTTGCCCCCAAAGCTTGCACTCATTGCTGCAGGAACAGGCATTACGCCGATTATCTCCATGCTGCGCACGATGGCTGAGCGCCAACAGTTTGCCGAAACTGACGTGGTGCTGGTGTATTCGATACGCGATCGCGCCCATGGGTTGTTTCTTGAGGCATTAGCGCGAATGTCAACGCAACACCCGCAGCTGCGTGTGGTGGTACAAGAGACGTCCTCGCAGGGGCGGGTGGCGCCGGAGACGGTGGCGTCGATAGTTCCTGATATAACAAGCCGCACTGTGTTCGCCTGCGGTCCGTCCACCATGCTTGATGCGTACGAGTCATGGGCGAATAAGAATCACGTTAACCTCACGACCGAGCGATTTTTGCTGAATCGAAAGGCCACAACAGCGCAGGGTGGCACGGTGAGCTTTGGGCAGCGTGCCAGCGTGCTTGTCGACGGTGCCACCACGGTTCTCGAGGCAGGAGAGCAGGCGGGAGTACAACTTCCCTTCGGCTGCCGTATGGGGTTGTGCCACACCTGTGTGCGTCCGCTGACTCATGGCCACGCAACCAACCTCGTAACCGGTGAGACTCATGAGCCGGGGTCACGTATTCGTACCTGCGTGTGCGTAGCTGCAGGCGACATCACTATCGAAGCATAG
- a CDS encoding WhiB family transcriptional regulator, whose amino-acid sequence MDWRHEAVCRDEDPELFFPVGNSGPALAQVAAAKVVCNRCPVTSQCLAWALETGQDAGVWGGMSEDERRALKRRKNRGRGRARANA is encoded by the coding sequence ATGGATTGGCGCCATGAAGCCGTTTGTCGCGATGAAGATCCCGAGCTCTTCTTCCCTGTCGGCAACTCTGGCCCAGCGTTGGCACAGGTCGCTGCAGCAAAAGTAGTGTGCAACCGCTGCCCAGTTACCTCCCAGTGCCTCGCATGGGCATTGGAAACCGGCCAGGATGCCGGCGTTTGGGGCGGCATGAGCGAAGATGAGCGTCGCGCGCTCAAGCGCCGTAAGAACCGCGGCCGTGGTCGCGCACGCGCTAACGCATAG